A genomic region of Alicyclobacillus sp. SO9 contains the following coding sequences:
- a CDS encoding IS110 family transposase has protein sequence MQQKQNQRIQQITDATIIVGADIAKQTHVARAIDFRGIELGKECVFNNDDEGLTKLVTWMKELQRLHGKTDVVFGVEPTGHYWFPLGAFMQGLSVRFVLVNPHHVNKSKELEDNSPTKNDYKDAKVIANLVKDGKYTEPKLPTGIYADLRILMNLREKVVVNLGQVQMRIQNWLDRFFPEYTQVFKDWEGKTSLITLRKSPFPQDLVSLGASEIVGQWKRGGVKRAVGMKRATRLVSTAKKSIGLKEGLTAARLELMALLEQYEMFTRQRDEIMAQVEQLLNQIPGTEEMLSVPGMGVTTLAGFLAEVGDLRGYDHGQQIIRLAGLNLKENSSGKRKGKTGISKRGRSRLRALLFRAILPMVAKNAEFKALHDYYTTRTCNPLKKKQSLIALCGKLIRVLHTLGTKQVQYNAEDLLGPLRRSQLQVAA, from the coding sequence ATCCAACAGAAGCAAAATCAACGAATTCAACAAATTACCGACGCTACCATCATTGTGGGAGCCGACATTGCGAAGCAAACCCATGTGGCGAGAGCCATTGACTTCCGTGGAATTGAGCTCGGTAAAGAGTGTGTTTTTAACAATGACGATGAGGGCCTGACGAAACTCGTAACGTGGATGAAGGAGTTGCAACGGCTGCACGGCAAGACGGATGTCGTCTTTGGTGTTGAGCCGACCGGACACTACTGGTTTCCGTTAGGTGCCTTCATGCAAGGCTTGAGCGTTCGATTCGTGCTAGTGAATCCGCACCACGTCAACAAGAGCAAAGAGTTGGAAGATAACTCGCCAACGAAGAACGACTACAAGGATGCCAAGGTTATTGCGAATCTCGTCAAGGACGGCAAGTACACCGAGCCTAAACTCCCAACAGGTATCTATGCGGATTTACGAATCCTCATGAACCTGAGAGAGAAGGTCGTGGTGAATCTGGGGCAAGTGCAAATGCGGATTCAGAACTGGCTCGACCGGTTCTTTCCGGAATACACCCAGGTGTTTAAGGACTGGGAAGGTAAGACGTCACTCATCACACTGCGTAAGTCTCCGTTTCCACAGGACCTCGTCTCACTCGGCGCCAGCGAGATTGTGGGTCAGTGGAAAAGGGGCGGTGTGAAGCGGGCTGTCGGTATGAAGCGAGCAACACGGCTTGTGAGTACCGCTAAAAAGTCTATTGGTCTGAAAGAGGGGCTTACGGCAGCTCGGTTGGAACTAATGGCTTTGCTAGAACAGTATGAGATGTTCACTCGGCAGCGTGATGAAATCATGGCTCAGGTGGAGCAACTGCTGAACCAGATTCCAGGCACTGAAGAGATGCTGAGCGTACCAGGGATGGGTGTCACCACACTTGCCGGATTCCTGGCTGAAGTGGGCGACCTACGGGGATACGACCATGGACAGCAGATTATCCGGCTCGCTGGACTGAATCTGAAAGAGAACAGTTCTGGCAAGAGGAAAGGGAAAACAGGAATCTCGAAGCGGGGTCGCTCCCGGCTCAGGGCACTACTCTTTCGAGCCATATTGCCGATGGTTGCCAAGAACGCCGAGTTCAAGGCGTTGCACGATTATTACACGACCCGAACGTGCAATCCCTTGAAGAAGAAACAGTCACTGATTGCGCTGTGTGGAAAACTCATTCGTGTTCTACACACATTGGGGACAAAGCAAGTTCAGTACAACGCTGAGGATTTACTGGGGCCACTTCGGAGGTCCCAACTACAGGTGGCAGCTTAA
- a CDS encoding RNA polymerase sigma factor, with protein sequence MESEINEDASASDAIGRLYELYSQDIYRYAWYSLGSNSKAEDVVQEVFFRAFRSWHSFRHDSNPRTWLMSITRNYLYDMYRKQSIEKSVFQDSVPDAIVDESMTIHETVDLESALAHMKQTHRQAIILRYIHNLSIRETSQVLGWSEARVRSTSHRAIIKLRKYLGLNDEGMSHRDI encoded by the coding sequence TTGGAATCGGAAATTAACGAAGACGCCTCTGCAAGTGATGCTATTGGCAGACTCTACGAGCTTTATTCGCAAGACATTTATCGTTACGCATGGTACAGCCTTGGCAGTAATTCAAAAGCAGAAGATGTAGTGCAAGAAGTATTCTTTCGTGCATTCCGGTCTTGGCACTCATTTCGCCATGATTCAAATCCGAGGACATGGTTAATGAGTATTACGCGGAATTATCTCTATGATATGTATAGGAAACAAAGCATCGAAAAGAGTGTCTTTCAGGATTCTGTGCCAGATGCAATCGTCGATGAATCAATGACTATCCATGAAACGGTCGATCTCGAATCTGCCTTAGCACATATGAAGCAGACCCACCGCCAAGCCATTATCTTACGATACATTCATAACCTTTCCATCCGCGAAACAAGTCAAGTATTGGGCTGGTCTGAAGCAAGGGTTCGTTCGACGAGCCATAGGGCAATCATCAAACTGCGTAAATATCTAGGTTTGAATGACGAGGGGATGAGCCATCGTGACATCTGA